In Polaribacter sp. L3A8, a genomic segment contains:
- the aldA gene encoding aldehyde dehydrogenase, with the protein MKHYKQYINGQFVDSKATSVIEIVNPCTEEVISTISSGTVEDANNALEAAQIAQPAWEALPAIQRAQFLHKMADVIRQNRVFLAETLSKEQAKVIGLAQVEIDVTADYFDYNAGWARRIEGEIIQSDRAKEHIYLHKVPIGVAVGICPWNFPFFVMARKVAASLITGNTCVIKPSSEAPNTIMEFADFIQKIDLPNGVLNFVCGAGRTVGNALSKSPITGIISLTGSVGAGQKIMTAAAENITKVSLELGGKAPAIVCADANMELALNSIVSSKVIFSGQVCNCAERVYVEDSIYDEFVEKLTKKMSEVVVGDALTGTDADMSSLVSKSQLDKISEMVEFAKKEGAEVLTGGNRPDKFDKGYFYNPTLLTNVTQQMEIIQEEVFGPVLPVMKFGSLDEAIALSNDCQYGLTSSIFSENYNNIMQATNNLHFGETYVNREHFEAIQGFHAGWKKSGVGGADGKHGMEEYLHTRVVYAKYY; encoded by the coding sequence ATGAAACATTATAAGCAATATATCAACGGTCAGTTTGTAGACTCTAAGGCAACCTCAGTAATAGAAATAGTAAATCCTTGTACAGAAGAAGTTATTAGTACTATTTCTTCTGGTACTGTAGAAGATGCAAATAATGCGTTAGAAGCTGCTCAAATAGCACAACCTGCTTGGGAAGCTTTACCAGCAATACAGCGAGCTCAGTTTTTACATAAAATGGCAGATGTTATTAGACAAAACCGTGTTTTTTTAGCAGAAACATTATCTAAAGAACAAGCAAAAGTAATTGGTTTAGCGCAAGTAGAAATTGATGTAACTGCAGATTATTTTGATTACAACGCAGGTTGGGCTCGTAGAATTGAAGGAGAAATTATTCAAAGTGATCGTGCAAAAGAACATATTTATTTACACAAAGTTCCAATTGGAGTTGCTGTAGGTATTTGTCCTTGGAATTTTCCGTTTTTTGTAATGGCTCGTAAAGTGGCAGCTTCTTTAATTACAGGAAATACCTGTGTTATTAAACCAAGTTCTGAAGCACCAAATACAATTATGGAGTTTGCAGATTTTATTCAAAAAATAGATTTGCCTAATGGTGTTTTAAATTTTGTTTGTGGAGCAGGAAGAACTGTAGGTAATGCATTATCTAAAAGTCCTATTACAGGTATTATTAGTTTAACCGGAAGTGTAGGAGCTGGTCAGAAAATTATGACTGCAGCAGCAGAAAACATTACTAAAGTTTCTTTAGAATTAGGAGGTAAAGCACCTGCAATTGTTTGTGCAGATGCTAATATGGAACTTGCTTTAAATTCAATTGTATCTTCTAAAGTAATATTTAGTGGACAAGTTTGTAATTGTGCAGAAAGAGTTTATGTAGAAGACAGTATTTATGATGAGTTTGTAGAGAAATTAACTAAAAAAATGAGCGAAGTAGTTGTTGGAGATGCTTTAACAGGTACAGATGCTGATATGAGTAGTTTAGTTTCTAAATCTCAATTAGATAAGATTTCTGAAATGGTGGAGTTTGCCAAAAAAGAAGGAGCAGAAGTGTTAACTGGAGGTAATAGACCTGATAAATTTGATAAAGGTTATTTCTATAACCCAACACTTTTAACAAATGTTACCCAACAAATGGAAATTATTCAAGAAGAGGTTTTTGGACCTGTTTTACCAGTAATGAAATTTGGTTCTTTAGATGAAGCAATTGCATTATCTAATGATTGTCAATATGGATTAACTTCTTCTATATTTTCTGAAAACTATAACAATATTATGCAAGCTACTAATAATTTACATTTTGGTGAAACTTATGTAAATAGAGAGCATTTTGAAGCAATTCAAGGTTTTCATGCAGGATGGAAAAAATCTGGAGTAGGAGGAGCAGATGGTAAACATGGTATGGAAGAATATCTTCATACTCGTGTTGTATATGCAAAATACTACTAG
- a CDS encoding LutC/YkgG family protein, giving the protein MNGLKKEIKMGREAILESIKKNKPELLTVPEIKKEIFAEDINVKEVFKDNIVLVGGRIKEINIETIDAEIKESYANAKRIVSTSSKTTLGTVSVTKNTDPHTLEDIDLAIVEGELGVSENGAIWVTADTSIVRALPFITNDLVIILDKEKICLHMLEAYDKISNRDRNFGVFISGPSKTADIEQCLVVGAHGAMSLTVFLV; this is encoded by the coding sequence ATGAATGGTTTAAAAAAAGAAATAAAGATGGGTAGAGAAGCTATTTTAGAATCGATAAAGAAAAACAAACCAGAACTACTTACAGTTCCTGAAATTAAAAAAGAAATTTTTGCAGAAGATATAAATGTAAAAGAAGTTTTTAAAGACAATATTGTTTTAGTTGGTGGTAGAATAAAAGAAATTAATATAGAAACTATTGATGCTGAAATAAAAGAATCCTACGCAAATGCTAAACGTATTGTTTCTACATCTTCTAAAACTACATTAGGTACAGTTTCTGTAACTAAAAATACAGATCCTCATACTTTAGAAGATATTGATCTTGCTATTGTAGAAGGAGAATTAGGTGTTTCTGAAAATGGTGCTATTTGGGTTACAGCAGATACTAGCATTGTTAGAGCTTTACCTTTTATAACTAACGACCTAGTTATAATACTTGATAAAGAAAAAATTTGTTTACACATGTTAGAAGCATACGACAAAATAAGTAATAGAGATCGTAACTTTGGGGTTTTTATTTCTGGCCCATCAAAAACCGCAGACATAGAGCAATGTTTGGTTGTTGGTGCTCATGGAGCTATGAGTTTAACTGTCTTTTTAGTTTAA
- a CDS encoding LutB/LldF family L-lactate oxidation iron-sulfur protein translates to MKHSEKAEIFNKDEAKVNWHDKALWYVREKRDNSAHKVKGWEYLRELGSGIKANVLSNLDEYLIQFESNAKKNGIHVHWASNAEEHNEIVNSILVKHNAKKVVKSKSMLTEECHLNPYLEKKGIEVIDTDLGERIVQLAKEPPSHIVLPAIHKTKEEVDVLFQEHLGTKPSQGNPEYLVSEARKHLRNKFLKADVAITGVNFAVADTGGVVVCTNEGNADMGVHLAKAHIACMGIEKIIPQEKHLGVFLRLLARSATGQPITTYSSHFNKAEEGKEMHIIIVDNGRTEQLSREDFRASLHCIRCGACMNTCPIYRRSGGHSYDYTIPGPIGSILSPGKDLKKYSSLPFASTLCGSCSNVCPVKINIHEQLYKWRQVIVKEEKQPIIKKAILKTAGVVLSKPGLYDFAGKSARFALKNFPKFMIYNKLNAWGKARDLPEVKNDNFDEWFKKRNKDG, encoded by the coding sequence ATGAAGCATTCAGAAAAAGCAGAAATATTTAATAAAGATGAAGCTAAAGTAAACTGGCATGATAAGGCACTTTGGTATGTTAGAGAAAAAAGAGACAACTCTGCACATAAAGTAAAAGGTTGGGAGTATTTAAGAGAATTAGGTTCTGGCATTAAAGCTAATGTTTTATCTAATTTAGATGAATATTTAATTCAGTTTGAATCGAACGCTAAAAAAAATGGTATCCATGTTCATTGGGCTTCAAATGCAGAAGAACATAATGAAATTGTAAACAGTATTCTTGTTAAACATAATGCTAAAAAAGTAGTAAAAAGTAAATCGATGCTTACAGAAGAATGCCATTTAAATCCTTATTTGGAAAAAAAAGGCATTGAAGTTATAGATACCGATTTAGGAGAACGTATTGTACAATTAGCAAAAGAACCGCCAAGTCATATTGTGCTTCCAGCAATTCATAAAACAAAAGAAGAAGTAGATGTATTGTTTCAAGAACATTTAGGAACAAAACCAAGTCAAGGAAACCCAGAATATTTAGTAAGTGAAGCACGTAAACACCTTAGAAATAAGTTCTTAAAAGCAGATGTTGCTATTACGGGAGTTAATTTTGCCGTTGCAGATACTGGAGGAGTTGTTGTTTGTACAAATGAAGGAAACGCAGATATGGGTGTTCATTTAGCAAAAGCACATATTGCTTGTATGGGAATAGAAAAAATTATTCCGCAAGAAAAACACTTAGGTGTTTTCTTAAGATTACTTGCAAGAAGTGCTACAGGACAGCCAATAACTACCTATTCTTCTCATTTTAATAAAGCAGAAGAAGGAAAAGAAATGCACATTATTATTGTAGATAATGGTAGAACAGAACAATTAAGTAGAGAAGATTTTAGAGCTTCTTTACATTGTATACGTTGTGGTGCCTGTATGAATACCTGCCCTATTTACAGAAGAAGTGGTGGGCATAGTTATGATTATACGATACCGGGACCAATTGGTTCTATTTTATCTCCAGGAAAGGATTTAAAAAAATACAGTTCATTGCCATTTGCATCTACATTATGCGGCTCTTGTTCTAACGTTTGTCCGGTAAAAATTAATATTCACGAACAACTTTATAAGTGGAGACAAGTAATTGTTAAAGAAGAAAAACAACCAATTATAAAGAAAGCTATTTTAAAAACTGCTGGTGTTGTATTGTCTAAACCTGGCTTGTACGATTTTGCAGGTAAATCTGCTAGATTTGCTTTAAAAAACTTCCCAAAGTTTATGATTTATAATAAACTAAATGCTTGGGGTAAAGCAAGGGATTTACCAGAGGTAAAGAACGATAATTTTGATGAATGGTTTAAAAAAAGAAATAAAGATGGGTAG
- a CDS encoding (Fe-S)-binding protein, with protein MKVGLFIPCYVNQLYPQVAIATLELLEKLNVDVYYPQGQTCCGQPLGNSGYEEDSKGACSLFVENFKEYDYIVGPSGSCIYHVKHHFDILEQTPEVIRVRNNAYELCEFLVKILDVKDLGASFPHKVGLHKSCHGLRGLKLGSCSEMMGPHFSTEEDLLNKVKGLKLMSLSRKDECCGFGGTFSVFEEAISVKMGKDRVQDHLDSDVEVITGADHSCLMHLEGLINRNKQPLKVMHIAEILNSSL; from the coding sequence ATAAAAGTAGGTTTATTTATACCCTGTTATGTAAATCAATTATACCCTCAGGTTGCTATTGCAACTTTAGAGTTATTAGAAAAATTAAATGTAGATGTTTATTATCCTCAAGGACAAACTTGTTGCGGACAACCGTTAGGAAACTCTGGATATGAAGAAGATTCTAAAGGAGCCTGCAGTCTTTTTGTAGAAAACTTTAAAGAATATGATTATATCGTTGGTCCTTCTGGTAGTTGTATATATCATGTAAAACATCACTTTGATATTTTAGAACAAACTCCCGAAGTAATTAGAGTTAGAAATAATGCTTATGAACTTTGTGAATTTCTAGTAAAAATACTCGATGTAAAAGATTTAGGCGCTTCCTTTCCACACAAAGTTGGTTTACACAAAAGTTGCCATGGTTTACGAGGTTTAAAACTAGGCTCTTGTTCTGAAATGATGGGACCTCATTTTTCTACAGAAGAAGATTTATTAAATAAGGTTAAAGGACTAAAATTAATGTCTTTAAGCAGAAAAGATGAATGTTGTGGTTTTGGAGGAACATTTTCTGTTTTTGAAGAAGCAATATCTGTAAAAATGGGAAAAGATAGAGTTCAAGATCATTTAGATAGTGATGTAGAAGTAATAACCGGAGCAGATCATTCTTGTTTAATGCATCTAGAAGGCTTAATCAACAGAAACAAACAACCTTTAAAGGTTATGCATATTGCAGAAATATTAAATAGTAGTTTATAA
- a CDS encoding purine-cytosine permease family protein, with protein sequence MTQYHQEEDILTEEVGGEFERTPVPKSKLKNWKSFIGMYAGEHAAGTEFMIGPLFLTAGVSAFDLIVGLLFGNILAVLSWRYLTAEIAVKNRLTLYYQLEKICGKKLVTGYNLANGILFCFLAGSMITVSATAVGIPFDMPMPKLDDTLPNGMTWVVIVIIIGAVISIIAARGYDTVTKAANWMSPIIVIAFVACGVVALSQLGVSSFSDFWNIWGEGAEPFPGQTKFTFWHVVIWSWFANGAMHVGMSDLSVFRFAKEAKAGWATAAGMYVGHYMAWIAAALLYAVYVKSPEALSFLNNGQAPPVAPGPMAYNAIGVLGIIAVVLAGWTTANPTIYRAGLAFQAILPKLSTAKVTILAGVIATIAGLFPAFAMKLLGFVALYGFILAPFGAIIAFEHFFHEKWGITKNYAEVAGLQVNKAVLYAWAISFGLFYFISIKFDVFLSFVTLPSWLLCGILFMVFSKYYQKKSIKK encoded by the coding sequence ATGACACAATATCACCAAGAAGAAGACATTTTAACAGAAGAGGTTGGCGGGGAATTTGAAAGAACTCCCGTACCAAAGTCTAAACTAAAAAATTGGAAAAGTTTTATAGGAATGTATGCTGGAGAACACGCTGCAGGTACAGAGTTTATGATTGGGCCATTATTTTTAACGGCCGGTGTTAGTGCTTTCGATTTAATTGTTGGCTTGTTATTTGGAAATATTTTAGCAGTATTAAGTTGGAGGTATTTAACAGCTGAAATTGCAGTAAAAAATAGACTAACGTTATATTATCAATTAGAAAAAATATGTGGTAAAAAATTAGTAACTGGTTATAATCTGGCAAACGGAATCTTATTTTGTTTTTTAGCTGGGTCTATGATAACAGTATCGGCAACAGCAGTAGGTATTCCTTTTGACATGCCCATGCCAAAACTAGACGATACATTACCAAATGGAATGACATGGGTAGTGATAGTAATTATAATTGGTGCAGTTATTTCTATAATTGCTGCAAGAGGTTATGATACGGTTACAAAAGCAGCCAATTGGATGTCTCCTATTATAGTAATTGCTTTTGTTGCTTGTGGTGTTGTTGCTTTGAGCCAATTAGGAGTGAGTAGTTTTTCTGATTTTTGGAATATTTGGGGAGAAGGAGCAGAGCCATTTCCAGGGCAAACTAAATTTACATTTTGGCATGTAGTTATTTGGTCTTGGTTTGCAAATGGAGCAATGCATGTTGGTATGTCTGATTTATCTGTATTTAGATTTGCAAAAGAAGCTAAAGCTGGTTGGGCAACTGCAGCAGGTATGTATGTTGGTCATTATATGGCATGGATAGCTGCAGCATTACTTTATGCAGTATATGTAAAATCTCCTGAAGCATTATCATTTTTAAATAACGGACAAGCGCCTCCTGTGGCTCCTGGACCTATGGCTTATAATGCTATTGGAGTTTTAGGTATTATTGCTGTAGTATTGGCAGGTTGGACTACCGCAAACCCAACAATTTATAGAGCAGGATTAGCTTTTCAAGCAATTTTACCTAAACTTTCTACTGCAAAAGTTACTATTTTAGCAGGTGTAATTGCAACTATTGCAGGATTGTTTCCCGCATTTGCAATGAAATTATTAGGTTTTGTAGCATTATATGGATTTATTTTAGCTCCGTTTGGTGCCATTATAGCCTTTGAGCACTTTTTCCATGAAAAATGGGGTATCACAAAAAACTATGCAGAAGTTGCTGGGTTACAAGTTAACAAAGCAGTTCTTTATGCTTGGGCTATTAGTTTTGGGTTATTCTATTTTATTTCTATAAAATTTGATGTTTTCTTATCTTTTGTAACACTACCATCTTGGTTGTTATGTGGTATTTTATTTATGGTATTTAGTAAATATTATCAAAAAAAATCAATAAAAAAATAA
- a CDS encoding IS1595 family transposase yields MNIFKGQNLLEFADRFKTDEDCKKYLADIKWKDGFQCVKCGHKKAQIRKDFSRTCNICSHQESSTSNTLFHKVKFGVRKAFFIVFEMSTSTKSLSASYVAVRFSVTEKTARLFMLKIREAMESSGNSPMTGIVHVDEFVLGGREKDKVGRSYNAKKKKAITAVELTEDGKVKRMYAMRIEDFSASSLQYIFVNHISREAKVITDKWRGYRPIVKAYNITQIESNGGMNFKALHTMIHQVKSWIRTTYSWVSDYNLNRYFNEFCFRINRSQSKATIFNNLITKMVQKDKVEQHKIICN; encoded by the coding sequence ATGAATATATTTAAAGGACAAAACCTTCTAGAGTTTGCTGATCGGTTTAAAACGGATGAAGATTGCAAGAAATACTTGGCAGATATTAAGTGGAAAGATGGATTTCAATGTGTTAAATGTGGTCATAAAAAGGCTCAAATAAGAAAAGATTTTTCACGGACATGTAATATTTGCTCTCATCAAGAATCATCTACATCAAACACACTTTTTCATAAAGTAAAGTTTGGTGTTAGAAAAGCTTTCTTTATTGTTTTTGAAATGAGTACGAGTACTAAAAGCCTTTCTGCTAGTTATGTTGCAGTTCGTTTTAGTGTAACAGAAAAGACTGCACGTTTATTTATGCTCAAAATTAGAGAAGCTATGGAAAGTAGTGGAAATAGTCCTATGACCGGTATTGTTCATGTGGATGAATTTGTTTTGGGTGGACGAGAAAAAGATAAAGTAGGAAGAAGTTATAATGCTAAGAAAAAGAAAGCTATAACTGCTGTTGAACTAACTGAAGATGGAAAAGTTAAAAGAATGTATGCCATGAGAATCGAAGATTTTTCAGCTAGTTCTTTGCAATATATTTTTGTGAATCATATCAGTCGAGAAGCTAAAGTGATAACCGACAAATGGAGAGGTTACAGACCTATTGTGAAAGCTTATAATATTACTCAAATAGAAAGTAATGGAGGTATGAATTTTAAAGCACTTCATACAATGATTCATCAAGTGAAATCTTGGATAAGAACAACGTATTCTTGGGTAAGTGACTATAATCTAAATAGATATTTTAATGAATTTTGTTTTAGAATTAATCGATCACAAAGTAAAGCAACAATATTCAATAACTTAATAACAAAAATGGTTCAAAAGGATAAAGTAGAGCAGCACAAAATTATATGTAACTAA
- a CDS encoding YoaK family protein: MFRHQGKSRTLKHNLRIATILSFVAGIVNVTGYLAFKQLTTNVTGHFALFINDVAHFNFWKGTVYFLYIFSFLLGSFLSSYLIEKYKESKKLNVFVLPTIIECLVLISIGLLSDFIKMESINLLVCLLLFAMGLQNSFVTKISNAVVRTTHLTGLFTDLGIDLSLLCFPKLDAKRKKLKANIKLRLYIILFFFAGGLTGGFFYSKLDLKLNTLIFAALLLLVSLFFDDFRYQIIKARRKYNQKKANQKETFNTLKYLFT, from the coding sequence ATGTTTAGACATCAAGGTAAAAGCAGAACTTTAAAGCATAATTTAAGAATTGCAACTATACTTTCTTTTGTTGCAGGAATTGTAAACGTTACAGGTTATTTGGCTTTTAAACAATTAACCACAAATGTAACCGGCCATTTTGCCCTCTTTATTAATGATGTAGCTCATTTTAATTTTTGGAAAGGCACCGTCTATTTTCTGTATATTTTCTCATTTCTATTGGGGTCTTTTTTATCGAGTTATTTAATAGAAAAATATAAAGAAAGTAAAAAACTAAATGTCTTTGTACTACCTACAATTATAGAATGTCTTGTTTTAATATCAATAGGCCTTTTAAGTGATTTTATAAAAATGGAATCTATCAATTTATTAGTTTGTCTACTTCTTTTTGCAATGGGATTACAAAACTCTTTTGTTACTAAAATATCGAACGCAGTGGTAAGAACAACCCATTTAACAGGTTTATTTACAGATTTAGGTATCGATTTATCTTTATTATGTTTCCCTAAATTAGACGCAAAAAGGAAAAAATTAAAAGCAAATATAAAACTTCGTTTATATATTATTTTATTCTTTTTTGCAGGCGGTTTAACTGGTGGTTTTTTCTATTCTAAATTAGACTTAAAACTAAACACTTTAATCTTTGCTGCTTTACTTTTATTAGTAAGCTTATTCTTTGATGATTTTAGATATCAAATAATAAAAGCCAGAAGAAAATACAATCAAAAGAAAGCTAATCAAAAAGAAACATTTAACACATTAAAATATCTTTTCACTTAA
- a CDS encoding anti-sigma factor, which yields MNIKEYISSGILELYVAGSLSEKENEDVHAKIKEYPEVLAEVLSIEKAITQLTAAAKKDTPYSFSDIKNKLKIEETKVISISKPKVNWMQYAGWAASVLIGSLLVWTVTQNKELKNQVATEKQQLEQQIEKASNSLAEAEKLITVFRDKDIISVPLAGQKVSPNSYAKVYWDKKTKSIYLDAKGLPTPPKGKVYQVWSLKLSPLTPTSLGTIDTFTADTNKIFTIDNANESEAFGITLEPAGGSKSPNLEQLYTLGAVAS from the coding sequence ATGAATATAAAAGAATACATATCATCTGGAATTTTAGAACTGTATGTTGCAGGCTCGCTTTCTGAAAAGGAAAATGAGGATGTGCATGCAAAAATTAAAGAATACCCAGAAGTATTGGCAGAAGTCTTATCTATAGAAAAAGCAATTACACAATTAACTGCAGCCGCTAAAAAAGATACTCCTTATTCTTTTTCTGACATTAAAAATAAATTAAAAATAGAAGAAACTAAAGTAATCTCTATTTCTAAACCAAAAGTAAACTGGATGCAATATGCTGGTTGGGCAGCTTCTGTATTAATAGGTAGTTTACTTGTTTGGACAGTTACTCAAAATAAAGAACTTAAAAATCAGGTTGCTACAGAAAAACAGCAATTAGAACAACAAATAGAAAAAGCATCTAACAGTTTAGCAGAAGCAGAAAAACTAATCACTGTTTTTAGAGATAAAGATATTATTTCTGTACCTCTTGCAGGTCAAAAGGTTTCTCCAAATTCGTATGCTAAGGTTTATTGGGATAAAAAAACAAAAAGTATTTACTTAGATGCTAAAGGTTTACCAACACCTCCAAAAGGAAAAGTTTACCAAGTTTGGTCTTTAAAATTAAGCCCTTTAACCCCAACAAGTTTAGGTACAATAGATACTTTTACAGCAGATACAAACAAGATATTTACCATAGACAATGCTAATGAATCTGAAGCATTTGGTATAACTTTAGAACCTGCAGGTGGTAGTAAATCTCCTAATTTAGAACAACTATACACTTTAGGAGCTGTAGCTTCTTAA
- a CDS encoding RNA polymerase sigma factor, with protein MDLEQLILQFQNKDVKAYEKLYNMYCDSISGIVNNIVKNDDIAQEITQDVFIKAWNKADTYSSKKGRFFTWILNIARNAAIDYTRSKNFKQSKQNHNADFFVDILETSESLDTATDTIGLKEFVTKLGDKCKAVIELLYFKGFTQKEASEELEMPIGTIKTRNRNCIGELRTMLGV; from the coding sequence ATGGATTTAGAACAATTAATTTTACAATTTCAAAATAAGGACGTAAAGGCCTATGAAAAATTATACAATATGTATTGTGATAGTATTTCTGGAATTGTAAATAATATTGTTAAGAATGATGATATTGCACAAGAAATTACGCAAGATGTCTTTATAAAAGCTTGGAACAAAGCAGATACTTATTCTTCTAAAAAAGGCCGTTTTTTTACATGGATACTTAACATAGCAAGAAATGCTGCTATTGATTATACACGTTCTAAAAATTTTAAACAGTCTAAACAAAACCATAACGCAGATTTTTTCGTAGATATATTAGAAACAAGTGAAAGCTTAGATACTGCAACTGATACAATTGGCTTAAAAGAGTTTGTTACCAAACTAGGAGACAAGTGTAAAGCGGTAATTGAATTATTATATTTTAAAGGTTTTACACAAAAAGAAGCCTCAGAAGAATTAGAAATGCCAATTGGCACCATAAAAACAAGAAACAGAAACTGTATAGGCGAATTACGTACTATGCTTGGAGTTTAA
- a CDS encoding transglutaminase domain-containing protein produces MKKITLLLLFTFLSSILIAQKSKSTKLGQTTLDELKMTVYDKDSTATAVVLYEHANRYPDRENDEIPRTDYYFRIKILNKSSFNLADITVNLYKKQKIEDISAITYNITEKGTMNTTYLSDKDIFTTKERDTWTVKKFTLPNIKEGTVIEYKYSVLSPYLGINDWYFQSDIPKIKSEFDASILGNYKYNIRIIGYLKLDKDEPSIDKKCVIIDGIGEGNCAHFTYGMNNIPAFKEEDYMLSKKNYISRISFDLKSNTGYNGVTTDLTTTWKKADKALQSQFFNNQTSKKSFFKKYISEEILTTENTLERAKKVFRFISNHFTWNDNYWTNEDAKVKNAFQEKTGDVGEINISLYNSLKAANIDANLVVLSTRNNGVPTKLFPVIYDYNYVIVQAIIDGKYYYLDATEKYIPFGEVPVRTLNGEARVINYKDKSFWVTLKPKNQSSINISAKLTLDEEGAFLGYLRIRRDGYFASKQRKKISLKSEENYLEDFEAKNENIEVEDYKVKNLDALDKNLEENFTIRLEMNESLGNKIRINPFLFDRLKQNPFKLKERNYPVDFGYSRRNNYYLTLEIPENYTIIKLPENKAISLPNNGGNFILKTIQKGNTISLLVRLNISKKDYSVQEYYALKEFYKQIIILESGYIILEKK; encoded by the coding sequence ATGAAAAAAATTACCCTACTCCTACTATTTACATTCCTATCAAGTATATTAATTGCACAAAAAAGTAAATCAACTAAATTGGGGCAAACCACTTTAGACGAATTAAAAATGACGGTTTACGATAAAGATTCTACAGCAACTGCCGTGGTTTTATATGAACATGCAAATAGATATCCCGATAGAGAAAATGATGAAATACCAAGAACAGATTACTACTTTAGAATTAAAATTTTAAACAAGTCTTCTTTTAATTTAGCAGACATTACTGTTAACTTATATAAAAAACAAAAAATAGAAGATATTAGTGCCATTACTTATAATATTACAGAAAAAGGCACGATGAACACCACTTATCTTTCTGACAAAGATATTTTTACCACTAAAGAACGAGATACTTGGACGGTTAAAAAGTTTACATTACCTAATATAAAAGAAGGTACCGTTATAGAATACAAATACAGCGTTTTATCACCGTACTTAGGTATTAATGATTGGTATTTTCAGTCTGATATACCAAAAATAAAAAGTGAATTTGATGCATCCATTTTAGGGAACTACAAATATAACATAAGAATTATTGGCTATTTAAAATTAGATAAAGACGAACCATCTATAGACAAAAAGTGTGTTATTATTGATGGTATTGGAGAAGGCAATTGTGCTCATTTTACTTATGGCATGAATAATATTCCTGCTTTTAAGGAAGAGGATTATATGCTAAGTAAAAAAAATTATATTTCAAGAATTTCTTTCGATTTAAAATCTAACACGGGGTATAACGGAGTTACCACCGACTTAACCACAACTTGGAAAAAAGCAGATAAAGCGCTGCAATCTCAATTTTTTAACAATCAAACTTCCAAAAAAAGTTTTTTTAAAAAATATATTTCTGAAGAAATTTTAACAACAGAAAACACCTTAGAAAGAGCTAAAAAAGTGTTCCGCTTTATTTCGAATCATTTTACATGGAATGATAATTATTGGACCAATGAAGACGCCAAAGTAAAAAATGCATTTCAAGAAAAAACGGGTGATGTTGGCGAAATAAATATTTCTTTATACAATAGTTTAAAAGCAGCAAACATAGATGCTAATTTGGTAGTTTTATCTACCAGAAATAATGGTGTACCCACAAAACTATTTCCTGTTATTTACGATTATAATTATGTAATTGTACAAGCAATTATTGATGGAAAATACTATTATTTAGACGCTACAGAAAAATATATTCCATTTGGTGAGGTTCCTGTTAGAACGCTAAATGGCGAGGCAAGAGTTATTAATTATAAAGATAAAAGCTTTTGGGTAACACTAAAACCTAAAAATCAATCCTCTATAAATATTTCAGCTAAACTTACTTTAGATGAAGAAGGTGCATTTTTAGGGTATTTAAGAATAAGAAGAGACGGCTATTTTGCTTCTAAACAAAGAAAAAAGATTTCTTTAAAAAGCGAAGAAAATTACTTAGAAGATTTTGAAGCAAAAAATGAAAACATAGAAGTAGAAGATTATAAAGTTAAAAACTTAGATGCTTTAGATAAAAATTTAGAAGAAAACTTTACCATACGATTAGAAATGAATGAAAGTTTAGGAAACAAAATAAGAATTAATCCTTTTCTTTTTGATCGATTAAAACAAAATCCATTTAAATTAAAAGAAAGAAATTATCCTGTAGATTTTGGTTATTCTAGAAGAAACAATTATTATTTAACTTTAGAAATTCCAGAAAACTATACCATTATAAAGTTACCAGAAAACAAAGCTATTTCACTCCCTAATAATGGAGGTAACTTTATACTTAAAACAATACAAAAAGGAAATACCATTAGTCTTTTGGTTAGACTAAATATCTCTAAAAAAGATTATTCTGTACAAGAATATTATGCATTAAAAGAATTTTATAAACAGATTATTATTTTAGAGAGCGGTTACATTATCTTAGAAAAGAAATAA